Proteins from one Aureimonas sp. SA4125 genomic window:
- a CDS encoding betaine/proline/choline family ABC transporter ATP-binding protein (Members of the family are the ATP-binding subunit of ABC transporters for substrates such as betaine, L-proline or other amino acids, choline, carnitine, etc. The substrate specificity is best determined from the substrate-binding subunit, rather than this subunit, as it interacts with the permease subunit and not with substrate directly.): protein MIDQSRLEESPTAAVRPVKLACRNVWKLYGETDGKAFLAARDGTASAADLAEAKLIGAVRKVDLEIREGEIFIIMGLSGSGKSTLVRCMSRLIEPSFGKVEFEGRDLMTISPAELIEMRRHRMGMVFQNFALLPHLTVLENIAFPLAMQGVSRSTRLARAREMIQMVSLGGRENFYPRELSGGQQQRVGIARSLATNPEIWFLDEPFSALDPLIRREMQDELLRLQAILRKTIVFITHDFDEAIRIADRIAIMKDGEIIQIGTPEELVVRPATDYVAAFTRDVQRAKVVSARHLMQPCSGVAHAGTVTPEARIASFSAGIVAAGSPFAIVDAGGTRLGEVTPQAVISLLAGIEGAPA, encoded by the coding sequence ATGATCGATCAGTCCCGCCTTGAGGAATCGCCGACGGCCGCCGTGCGCCCGGTCAAGCTCGCCTGCCGAAATGTCTGGAAGCTCTACGGCGAGACGGACGGCAAGGCGTTTCTCGCCGCGCGCGACGGCACCGCGAGCGCCGCCGATCTTGCCGAGGCCAAGCTGATCGGCGCCGTGCGCAAGGTCGACCTCGAGATTCGCGAGGGCGAGATCTTCATCATCATGGGCCTCTCGGGATCGGGAAAATCAACCCTCGTGCGCTGCATGTCGCGCCTGATCGAGCCGAGTTTCGGAAAGGTCGAGTTCGAGGGCCGCGACCTGATGACGATTTCGCCGGCCGAACTGATCGAGATGCGCCGCCACCGCATGGGCATGGTCTTCCAGAACTTCGCTCTTCTGCCGCATCTTACCGTTCTCGAGAACATCGCCTTTCCCCTGGCGATGCAGGGCGTGTCCCGCTCGACCCGCCTGGCGCGGGCCCGCGAAATGATCCAGATGGTCAGTCTCGGCGGGCGCGAGAATTTCTACCCGCGCGAGCTCTCCGGCGGCCAGCAGCAGCGCGTCGGCATCGCCCGGAGCCTCGCCACCAATCCCGAGATCTGGTTCCTCGACGAGCCCTTCTCCGCCCTCGATCCGCTGATCCGGCGCGAGATGCAGGACGAGCTGCTGCGGCTGCAGGCGATCCTGCGCAAGACCATCGTCTTCATCACCCATGATTTCGACGAGGCGATCCGCATCGCCGACCGCATCGCCATCATGAAGGACGGTGAGATCATCCAGATCGGCACGCCCGAGGAACTGGTCGTGCGCCCCGCCACCGACTATGTCGCCGCCTTCACCCGCGACGTGCAGCGCGCCAAGGTCGTGTCGGCCCGCCATCTGATGCAGCCGTGCAGCGGCGTCGCCCATGCCGGCACCGTCACGCCCGAGGCGCGCATCGCCAGCTTCTCGGCCGGCATCGTCGCGGCCGGCTCCCCCTTCGCCATCGTGGATGCCGGCGGCACGCGCCTCGGCGAAGTGACGCCGCAGGCGGTGATCTCCCTCCTCGCCGGCATCGAGGGCGCCCCGGCATGA
- a CDS encoding substrate-binding domain-containing protein, whose translation MLNRRTFLLSSVAVGALAATGAVAHAADGELSVLASVPSLSFPFFVHMLNQIKVEATSIGGINLIESDGQNSAPKQTGDVEAAIVQKVGAIVISPLDVNSLAPAVEQAVAAGIPVVTIDRRVDGVEGILAHVGADNAKGGEAQAQAIMAAFPDGATIFHLQGQPGAGPAIDRNKGVHAILDGQDKYKIVFEQTANFARAEALSVTEAGLAANGKPDVIVCANDDMALGAMEAAASAGFTDIKIYGFDALPEALVAVRDGKLAGTVEQFPGEQSRQALRIAVDFAKSGTKPAEAVILLTPIVIGKDNLDKAERIGETT comes from the coding sequence ATGTTGAACAGGCGTACATTCCTGCTGTCTTCGGTTGCCGTCGGCGCTCTCGCCGCAACCGGCGCCGTCGCCCATGCCGCCGACGGTGAACTGAGCGTTTTGGCTTCCGTGCCGAGCCTCAGCTTTCCGTTCTTCGTCCACATGCTGAACCAGATCAAGGTCGAGGCGACCTCGATCGGTGGCATCAACCTGATCGAGAGCGACGGCCAGAATTCCGCGCCCAAGCAGACCGGCGACGTCGAGGCGGCCATCGTCCAGAAGGTCGGCGCCATCGTCATCTCGCCGCTCGACGTCAACTCGCTGGCGCCAGCGGTCGAGCAGGCGGTCGCCGCCGGCATCCCGGTCGTCACCATCGACCGGCGCGTCGACGGCGTCGAGGGCATCCTCGCCCATGTGGGTGCCGACAACGCCAAGGGCGGCGAGGCGCAGGCGCAAGCCATCATGGCGGCCTTCCCGGACGGGGCGACGATCTTCCACTTGCAGGGGCAGCCGGGGGCAGGCCCCGCCATCGACCGCAACAAGGGCGTCCATGCCATCCTCGACGGCCAGGACAAGTACAAGATCGTCTTCGAGCAGACCGCCAATTTCGCCCGCGCCGAGGCGTTGTCGGTGACCGAGGCGGGGCTGGCGGCCAATGGCAAGCCCGACGTCATCGTCTGCGCCAATGACGACATGGCGCTCGGCGCGATGGAAGCGGCGGCGAGCGCCGGCTTCACCGACATCAAGATCTACGGCTTCGACGCGTTGCCCGAGGCACTCGTGGCGGTCCGCGACGGCAAGCTTGCCGGCACGGTCGAGCAGTTTCCGGGCGAACAGTCGCGCCAGGCGCTGCGCATCGCCGTCGACTTCGCCAAGTCCGGCACGAAGC
- a CDS encoding ABC transporter substrate-binding protein, with product MSSICKSLKLSLGALGFAAAMSHGPAQAQVPESPDPIKIALFDWTSVNLNAKIMGGILEKLGYSVEYPTADYLSSLTTGLTNGDLTLGAEFWATTAGEAMAASDATGETENLGPLGPKAKEEWWFPEYMKEKCPGLPNWEALKDPACAEAFSTAETAPKGRYLGGPVTWEGFDDERVVSLDLPFTVIHAGTDAAMFAELDSAYQRKAPIMLWVYSPHWAPAKYKGEWVDFPEYTKECYTDPKWGSNPDAQYDCGKPSGDIYKYAWAGMKEKWPVAYKVAKAYTVDTDTLNRMSGEIDLDGKAPEDVAAEWIAANEATWKAWAQ from the coding sequence ATGTCGAGCATCTGCAAGTCTCTGAAACTCTCTCTTGGCGCTCTGGGGTTTGCTGCCGCCATGAGCCATGGCCCGGCGCAGGCGCAGGTGCCGGAGTCCCCCGATCCGATCAAGATCGCGCTGTTCGACTGGACCAGCGTCAACCTCAACGCCAAGATCATGGGCGGCATCCTGGAAAAGCTCGGCTATAGCGTCGAATATCCGACCGCCGACTACCTCTCGAGCCTCACCACGGGCCTCACCAACGGCGACCTGACGCTCGGCGCCGAGTTCTGGGCGACCACCGCCGGCGAGGCGATGGCCGCCTCCGACGCGACCGGCGAAACCGAGAATCTCGGGCCTCTCGGCCCGAAGGCCAAGGAAGAGTGGTGGTTTCCCGAATACATGAAGGAGAAATGCCCTGGCCTGCCGAACTGGGAAGCGCTGAAGGACCCGGCCTGCGCGGAGGCCTTCTCCACCGCCGAGACCGCACCGAAGGGCCGCTATCTCGGCGGGCCCGTGACCTGGGAAGGGTTCGACGACGAGCGCGTCGTCTCGCTCGACCTGCCCTTTACCGTCATCCACGCCGGTACGGACGCCGCGATGTTCGCCGAGCTCGACTCGGCCTATCAACGGAAGGCGCCGATCATGCTCTGGGTCTACTCGCCGCACTGGGCGCCGGCCAAGTACAAGGGCGAGTGGGTTGATTTTCCCGAATACACCAAGGAATGCTACACCGACCCGAAATGGGGCAGCAATCCCGACGCCCAGTATGATTGCGGCAAGCCGTCCGGCGATATCTACAAGTATGCCTGGGCGGGCATGAAGGAAAAGTGGCCGGTCGCCTACAAGGTCGCCAAGGCCTATACTGTCGACACCGACACGCTGAACAGGATGAGCGGCGAGATCGACCTCGACGGCAAGGCGCCGGAAGACGTCGCGGCCGAATGGATCGCGGCCAACGAGGCCACATGGAAGGCCTGGGCGCAATAG